A window of the Dyadobacter pollutisoli genome harbors these coding sequences:
- a CDS encoding bifunctional nuclease domain-containing protein, with the protein MKKIKLEILGLSPSQSQAGSFALVLGEELGNRRLPIIIGVFEAQAIAVQIENIVPNRPMTHDLFKSFADGMNYTLKEIVISDLKEGIFYAKIVCTDSLREVEIDARPSDAIAIGLRFDIPIFTYEAILSEAGIVSSSLTEEEDEDEDAVRETLKTSGSSKDQLRDLTFDELQRMLDDALAKEDYEKAAKIRDEMGRRN; encoded by the coding sequence GTGAAAAAAATTAAGTTAGAAATCCTGGGGCTATCCCCAAGCCAATCCCAGGCCGGCTCTTTTGCGCTGGTTCTCGGAGAAGAATTGGGCAACCGCCGCCTGCCTATCATTATAGGTGTGTTTGAAGCGCAGGCTATCGCTGTTCAGATCGAAAATATCGTCCCTAACCGCCCTATGACGCATGACCTGTTCAAGTCATTTGCTGACGGGATGAATTATACATTAAAAGAAATCGTCATTTCTGATCTCAAAGAAGGCATTTTTTACGCCAAGATCGTCTGCACAGACAGTCTCAGAGAAGTAGAAATTGATGCCCGCCCTTCCGACGCCATCGCTATCGGACTAAGGTTTGACATTCCTATATTTACCTACGAGGCGATTTTATCTGAGGCAGGGATCGTTTCAAGCTCATTAACCGAGGAAGAGGACGAAGACGAGGATGCAGTGCGCGAAACGTTGAAAACTTCCGGCTCTTCCAAAGATCAGCTGCGCGACCTTACCTTCGACGAGCTGCAAAGAATGCTCGACGATGCACTCGCAAAAGAAGACTACGAAAAGGCTGCCAAGATCCGTGATGAGATGGGCAGACGGAACTAA
- a CDS encoding mercuric reductase, producing the protein MKHYDAIVIGSGQAGTPLSKKLAQSGLKTALIEQRWVGGTCVNDGCSPTKAMVASAKAAWSVGHNKKLGVVSEKTTIDFKTILKRKNDIVQSMRKNVEKGINETANLDLYYGSASFSAEKEITIALNDGKPLVLSADQFFINTGLKPRIPEIEGIDNIEYLTSTSIMELSEIPEHLLILGSGYIGLEFGQMFRRFGSKVTILEASERILKKEDKDIAEEVANILKEERIEMLTGSKAVKVEKTGNHIVANIESGDKKTTIECSHMLVATGRAPQTDALNLKVTGVETDEKGFIKANDKLETTAKDIYVLGDVKGGPAFTHISFDDYRILEENIIRKGKATITNRLVPYCMFIDPQLGRVGITEQEAKKQGLDFKVATLKNDSVARSIETGDERGLMKVIVDAKSKKILGAAVLAEQGGEIAAILQMAMMGGITYDKIRDGVFAHPTYAESLNNLFMTLDE; encoded by the coding sequence ATGAAACATTATGATGCGATTGTCATTGGCTCCGGCCAGGCAGGTACTCCCCTTTCCAAAAAACTGGCTCAATCTGGCCTGAAAACAGCATTGATTGAGCAACGCTGGGTTGGCGGCACCTGCGTGAACGATGGCTGCTCACCTACCAAAGCAATGGTAGCATCCGCCAAAGCCGCCTGGTCGGTAGGTCACAACAAGAAGCTGGGTGTTGTTTCCGAAAAGACGACCATTGATTTTAAAACCATTCTCAAAAGGAAAAACGACATTGTGCAGTCCATGCGGAAGAATGTCGAAAAGGGGATTAATGAAACTGCCAATCTCGATCTATATTACGGTTCTGCGAGTTTTTCAGCTGAAAAGGAAATCACCATTGCATTAAACGATGGAAAACCGCTGGTACTTTCCGCAGATCAATTCTTCATCAATACCGGGTTAAAACCGCGCATTCCTGAAATTGAAGGCATCGACAATATCGAGTACCTCACTTCCACGTCGATCATGGAACTTAGTGAAATCCCGGAACACCTGCTGATACTGGGAAGCGGCTATATTGGTCTGGAATTCGGGCAAATGTTCCGAAGATTCGGCAGCAAAGTGACGATACTGGAAGCTTCGGAAAGGATTCTGAAAAAGGAAGACAAAGATATTGCCGAAGAGGTCGCCAATATTTTGAAAGAGGAAAGAATTGAAATGTTGACTGGCAGTAAAGCAGTTAAAGTTGAAAAAACAGGAAATCACATCGTTGCTAATATTGAGTCAGGTGATAAAAAGACCACAATCGAATGTTCCCATATGCTGGTAGCAACGGGGCGCGCACCTCAAACCGATGCCCTGAATCTTAAAGTAACGGGTGTGGAAACGGACGAAAAAGGGTTTATCAAAGCCAATGACAAGCTGGAAACCACCGCGAAGGACATTTATGTACTTGGAGACGTCAAAGGCGGTCCGGCATTCACGCATATATCGTTTGACGATTACCGGATTTTGGAGGAAAATATCATTCGGAAGGGAAAAGCTACCATTACCAACCGGCTCGTTCCCTACTGCATGTTCATCGATCCTCAACTGGGGCGTGTGGGAATAACGGAGCAAGAAGCTAAAAAACAAGGACTGGACTTCAAGGTAGCGACATTGAAAAACGACAGTGTCGCCAGGTCCATTGAAACCGGTGACGAAAGGGGGCTGATGAAGGTCATTGTAGACGCCAAAAGTAAAAAAATCCTGGGCGCCGCGGTGCTTGCCGAGCAAGGTGGTGAAATCGCGGCGATCCTTCAAATGGCCATGATGGGCGGCATTACCTATGACAAAATTCGCGATGGCGTGTTCGCGCATCCCACTTATGCGGAATCACTGAATAACCTTTTTATGACGCTTGATGAATAA
- a CDS encoding DUF3098 domain-containing protein yields the protein MSNTKNELPFATSNYTTMLIGIAVILAGFLIMTFDSAEFGFGFLGLTLGPLVTITGFIIEFWAILRKPANS from the coding sequence ATGAGTAACACGAAAAACGAACTCCCATTTGCGACATCGAACTATACCACGATGCTGATCGGTATTGCAGTTATTCTCGCAGGCTTTTTAATTATGACCTTCGACAGTGCTGAATTTGGTTTTGGTTTCTTAGGTCTGACCCTTGGCCCTCTTGTGACAATAACGGGCTTTATCATTGAGTTTTGGGCTATTCTACGTAAACCCGCTAATTCATGA
- a CDS encoding undecaprenyl-diphosphate phosphatase has product MSIWQAIILAIVEGITEFLPVSSTGHMIIASSFMGISHLEFTKMFTVNIQFGAILSVLVLYWKRFFQTTDFYFKLAVAFLPAAIIGFLLNDFIDSMLENVVVVAISLLVGGIILVFIDRIANDNTREREISYFDALKIGFFQCIAMIPGVSRSASTIIGGMLQGLSRKQAAEFSFFLAVPTMAAAGGYKLLKTYDTIQAEDIKVLLIGNLVAFVVAMLAIKFFISFLTKYGFKVFGYYRIILGLVLLGLLASGYKLDIV; this is encoded by the coding sequence ATGAGTATCTGGCAGGCGATTATTTTAGCAATTGTTGAAGGGATTACAGAGTTTTTACCAGTTTCTTCCACCGGCCACATGATCATTGCTTCCTCCTTCATGGGGATCAGTCATTTGGAGTTCACCAAAATGTTTACCGTTAACATTCAGTTCGGCGCTATTCTTTCCGTACTGGTACTTTACTGGAAACGTTTCTTTCAGACAACCGATTTTTATTTCAAACTAGCTGTTGCTTTTCTTCCCGCAGCTATTATTGGTTTTCTGCTCAACGATTTTATCGACTCTATGCTTGAAAACGTCGTGGTCGTAGCCATATCATTATTGGTTGGCGGCATTATCCTCGTTTTTATAGACCGCATTGCCAACGACAATACCCGCGAACGCGAAATATCATACTTCGATGCATTGAAAATCGGTTTTTTTCAATGTATTGCCATGATACCCGGCGTTTCCAGATCCGCTTCCACGATCATCGGAGGAATGTTGCAGGGATTGTCACGCAAGCAGGCTGCTGAGTTTTCTTTCTTCCTGGCGGTGCCTACTATGGCTGCTGCGGGCGGGTACAAGCTCCTCAAAACTTATGACACCATTCAGGCAGAGGACATTAAAGTGCTTTTGATCGGGAACCTGGTCGCATTTGTAGTAGCGATGCTGGCCATTAAATTTTTCATCAGCTTTCTGACCAAATACGGTTTCAAGGTGTTCGGTTACTACCGTATCATTCTGGGACTGGTATTGTTGGGACTGCTGGCCTCAGGATACAAGCTGGACATTGTTTAA
- a CDS encoding electron transfer flavoprotein subunit beta/FixA family protein, which produces MKILVCITNVPDTTAKITFTDNDTKLNKNGVQYIIGPYDDYALARGVELKEQSGGTLTVLHVGEADADPQIRKALAIGADDAIRVNADPLDSYFVATQIAHIASQNNYDLILMGRESIDYNSGVVHGLVGEMLGIPSYSPVMKLDIDGGTATISREIDGGKEILKAPLPLVLGCQEPISEWKIPNMRGIMTARTKPLNVTEPVSVETMTVPEKYSLPAPKGACKMIPAGEAEMLIRLLQTEAKVL; this is translated from the coding sequence ATGAAAATACTCGTTTGTATAACTAATGTACCGGATACAACCGCCAAGATAACCTTCACCGACAATGACACCAAGCTCAATAAAAACGGTGTTCAATATATTATAGGACCTTATGACGACTATGCGCTAGCACGGGGCGTAGAATTGAAAGAACAGTCGGGCGGGACGTTGACCGTATTGCATGTTGGCGAAGCCGATGCCGATCCGCAGATCCGTAAAGCGCTGGCAATCGGCGCCGACGATGCGATCCGCGTGAATGCCGATCCGCTGGATTCCTATTTTGTAGCTACCCAGATCGCCCATATCGCCTCGCAAAATAATTATGACCTGATACTGATGGGCCGCGAATCCATCGACTATAATAGTGGTGTAGTGCATGGACTGGTGGGTGAAATGCTGGGCATTCCCTCCTACTCGCCGGTGATGAAGCTGGATATCGACGGCGGCACGGCTACGATCAGCCGGGAAATTGACGGCGGAAAGGAAATCCTGAAAGCCCCGCTTCCACTCGTGCTAGGCTGCCAGGAGCCGATATCCGAATGGAAAATCCCAAACATGCGCGGAATCATGACGGCCCGTACCAAGCCTTTGAATGTGACAGAGCCGGTAAGCGTTGAAACCATGACGGTCCCTGAAAAGTATTCATTGCCAGCCCCCAAAGGTGCCTGCAAAATGATACCGGCCGGTGAGGCAGAGATGCTGATCAGGCTATTGCAAACCGAGGCCAAGGTCCTGTAA
- a CDS encoding bifunctional riboflavin kinase/FAD synthetase, producing the protein MNIYHSLDSFDKLEYGVVTSGTFDGVHLGHKKILSRLKEISEQSGGESVVLTFWPHPRMVVSDDSQGLQLLSTIDEKIELFAQLGIQHLAIVPFTRAFSELSSDEFIQQILVDKIGTKKLVIGYDHRFGRNREGSFEFLQKNCSAYGFEVEEIPREDIENMAISSSRIRKSLVTGHIHEANELLGRYYTLSGTVVKGKQLGRTIGFPTANLHLHESYKLVPMNGVYVIHATHQDVTYKGMLNIGVRPTVDGTMRTIEAHLFDFNQEIYGEDLKLELLHYLRPEQKFDSLDMLVKQINIDKAASLNYFS; encoded by the coding sequence ATGAATATTTATCATAGCCTTGATTCCTTTGATAAGCTGGAATATGGCGTCGTAACAAGCGGTACTTTTGACGGGGTGCATCTTGGACATAAAAAAATACTTTCCCGTCTGAAAGAGATTAGTGAGCAGTCGGGAGGAGAATCCGTGGTGCTTACTTTCTGGCCTCACCCGCGCATGGTAGTTTCGGACGACAGCCAGGGATTGCAGCTACTTTCCACGATCGACGAAAAAATAGAACTTTTTGCCCAGCTTGGCATTCAGCATCTGGCGATCGTCCCTTTCACCCGCGCTTTCTCAGAACTTTCGTCAGACGAATTCATTCAGCAGATCCTCGTTGACAAAATCGGCACCAAAAAACTGGTGATCGGCTACGACCATCGTTTTGGACGAAACCGGGAAGGCAGTTTTGAATTCCTTCAAAAGAACTGCTCTGCCTATGGTTTTGAAGTGGAAGAAATTCCCCGCGAAGACATTGAAAACATGGCAATCAGTTCGTCAAGAATCCGCAAATCTCTGGTGACCGGACATATTCATGAAGCGAATGAACTGTTGGGACGCTACTATACCCTGTCGGGAACGGTAGTGAAAGGCAAACAGCTTGGACGCACTATTGGATTCCCCACAGCCAACCTGCATTTGCACGAATCTTATAAGTTGGTTCCGATGAATGGCGTCTACGTCATTCATGCCACCCACCAGGATGTAACGTACAAAGGAATGCTGAACATTGGCGTACGCCCGACCGTGGACGGTACCATGCGGACAATTGAGGCACATTTGTTTGATTTTAATCAGGAAATTTACGGCGAAGACCTCAAATTGGAACTGCTGCATTACCTGCGCCCGGAACAAAAATTTGACAGTCTGGATATGCTCGTCAAGCAGATTAACATAGATAAAGCAGCTTCGCTGAATTACTTCTCATAA
- a CDS encoding cell division protein FtsX yields MPKKKKIGSYPNAMIVMSLTAALFLIGFCGLLVIQSKKLVSIIRQNIEVRVFLNKEETKAGQDSILNIIKVKPFVLTATDVKPITFVSKEEAAKEFIEGTKEDFATFLGENPLRDSYRVKIQEEYFEEAKLQLIKKELEQIKGVYEVVYQEDLADNINKNVTKIYVVLASFALIMLIIIVLLVNNTIKLAIYSQRFLIRSMQLVGATNGFIQRPYVMRGAIQGLVGGVLAGIMLIGLQQLAVRNVEGLAMLQEYDKIVILVLTVLSLGILIGVASTYQSLARYLRMALDDLY; encoded by the coding sequence ATGCCTAAAAAAAAGAAGATTGGAAGTTACCCCAATGCCATGATCGTAATGAGCCTCACGGCTGCGTTATTTCTGATTGGATTTTGCGGATTGCTGGTAATACAATCGAAAAAACTGGTTTCTATTATTCGCCAGAACATTGAAGTCCGGGTTTTTCTGAACAAAGAAGAAACCAAGGCCGGACAGGATTCCATTCTGAATATCATTAAGGTTAAACCGTTTGTGCTGACTGCAACGGACGTTAAGCCGATCACATTTGTCTCCAAAGAAGAGGCTGCCAAAGAATTTATCGAAGGTACCAAAGAGGATTTTGCCACATTCCTCGGTGAAAATCCATTGCGCGACAGTTATCGTGTCAAAATCCAGGAAGAGTATTTCGAGGAGGCCAAGTTACAGCTGATCAAAAAAGAGCTCGAACAGATTAAAGGCGTTTACGAAGTCGTGTACCAGGAAGACCTGGCTGACAACATTAATAAAAACGTCACCAAAATATACGTGGTACTGGCCAGCTTCGCATTGATCATGCTCATTATCATCGTCTTGCTGGTTAACAATACTATTAAGCTGGCGATCTATTCGCAGCGGTTCCTGATCCGCAGTATGCAGCTGGTGGGTGCTACCAATGGTTTTATCCAGCGTCCGTATGTAATGCGCGGTGCGATCCAGGGGCTGGTAGGCGGCGTACTGGCAGGCATTATGCTCATCGGGTTGCAACAACTTGCTGTTCGTAATGTAGAAGGCCTTGCGATGCTGCAGGAATACGACAAGATCGTAATCCTGGTCCTGACCGTACTTTCACTTGGCATTTTAATAGGAGTCGCCAGTACCTACCAATCATTGGCCCGTTACCTGAGAATGGCGCTGGACGACCTGTACTGA
- a CDS encoding ABC transporter permease/substrate-binding protein produces MEAQQSLWEFMMQQSDKLWDQTVSHIGLTCISLLVAVIIGLPLGIWIAQKKKAAWLVLGFAGILQTIPSIALLGFMIPLLGIGPLPAITALFLYALLPIIRNTYTGITGVDAAITESARGMGMSKWQVLFSVELPLAMPVILAGIRTATVINVGVATLAAYIAAGGLGEFIFGGIALNNTNMILAGAIPAALLAILLDFLLSLIQKTNVRQMRKMPAVLAVILLTLSSFYIIPRSAQNMLGGFTPEFMGREDGYLGLKSQYKLDIPTVVISDAVMYKAAFEKKLDVISGYSTDGRLKAYDLLTLEDDKHIFPPYYASPLIRKEVLIKYPELQPVLEQLSGRINDSVMTELNYRVDYLKQVPEKVAHDFLVEQKLYKKPLGGNKGTVRLGSKIFAEQYILINMYKELIEGNTELKVLTRTGLGGTKICFDALTNNEIDMYPEYTGTGLLVILKPTKKQLIELSGDRDRVFEYVKNEFSKQYGLAWLKPIGFNNAYALMMRKEQAQSLNIKTISDLKRYSSNENHQH; encoded by the coding sequence ATGGAAGCACAACAGAGCTTGTGGGAGTTTATGATGCAGCAGTCGGACAAGCTGTGGGACCAGACGGTTTCGCACATTGGCCTCACCTGCATTTCCCTGCTCGTGGCTGTGATCATCGGTTTACCACTTGGAATCTGGATTGCGCAGAAGAAAAAAGCGGCCTGGCTGGTACTCGGTTTTGCCGGAATTTTACAGACGATACCCAGCATTGCATTATTGGGTTTTATGATCCCATTGCTCGGAATAGGCCCACTCCCGGCGATTACTGCGTTGTTTTTATATGCTTTGCTGCCTATCATCCGCAACACTTACACCGGCATTACGGGCGTCGATGCGGCCATTACCGAGTCGGCGCGGGGAATGGGGATGAGCAAATGGCAGGTGCTTTTCAGTGTTGAACTCCCGCTGGCCATGCCGGTGATTCTGGCCGGAATTCGGACGGCGACGGTGATCAATGTGGGTGTGGCGACGCTGGCTGCTTACATTGCTGCTGGCGGTCTCGGGGAATTCATTTTCGGTGGTATAGCACTTAACAACACCAATATGATACTCGCCGGGGCGATCCCGGCAGCATTGCTCGCCATTCTGCTGGATTTTTTGCTGTCATTGATACAAAAGACCAATGTAAGGCAAATGCGAAAAATGCCAGCGGTACTCGCAGTTATTCTTCTGACATTGTCTTCCTTTTACATTATCCCGCGTTCGGCGCAAAACATGCTGGGAGGCTTTACCCCTGAGTTTATGGGGCGGGAAGATGGATACCTGGGCCTCAAATCGCAATACAAATTGGACATTCCAACGGTGGTGATCAGTGATGCCGTGATGTACAAGGCCGCATTTGAGAAAAAACTGGACGTGATCAGCGGATATAGCACCGACGGACGCCTCAAAGCTTACGACTTGCTGACGCTGGAAGACGACAAGCACATTTTTCCGCCTTACTATGCCTCTCCATTGATCAGAAAAGAGGTTTTGATAAAATATCCTGAGCTGCAACCTGTACTCGAACAGCTTTCCGGCAGGATCAACGACTCCGTGATGACGGAGCTGAATTATCGTGTGGACTATCTCAAACAAGTGCCCGAAAAGGTTGCACATGATTTTTTGGTAGAGCAAAAACTTTACAAAAAACCACTCGGCGGGAACAAAGGAACAGTTCGGTTAGGTTCTAAAATATTTGCAGAACAGTACATTCTGATCAATATGTACAAAGAGCTGATCGAGGGTAATACCGAACTGAAAGTGCTGACGCGAACAGGCCTGGGAGGCACCAAAATATGCTTTGACGCATTGACAAATAATGAAATTGATATGTACCCGGAATACACGGGAACAGGTTTGCTGGTTATTCTGAAACCAACCAAAAAGCAGCTTATTGAACTTTCGGGCGACCGCGACCGGGTGTTTGAATATGTCAAAAACGAATTTTCGAAACAATACGGGCTTGCATGGCTGAAACCCATCGGCTTTAATAATGCCTACGCATTAATGATGCGGAAAGAACAGGCACAATCCTTGAACATTAAAACCATTTCCGATTTAAAACGATATTCATCTAATGAAAACCACCAGCATTAG
- a CDS encoding ABC transporter ATP-binding protein, with protein sequence MIIADQISKHFNDIQAVKNISFEVKQGETMVLLGTSGCGKTTTLKMLNRLIDATSGNITIDGKNIFQEQPEILRRTIGYVSQNNGLFPHFTVAQNLAVVPKLLGWKKDKILQRSGELLDQLKLPFNEFGNKYPDELSGGQKQRVSLARALIADPPVLLMDEPFGALDPVTRSGIRKEFKQLPELKSKTIVLVTHDVQEAFELGDHVCLMDKGQIVQSGTPEALIFNPENDFARSFFKDQRLLLQLKSLSLKTIWNQLSGAPNASKADITSDESLWGAMEILSEKQSQQLVVGDLGLSEQKIVTLAVIETAFNHIQNRR encoded by the coding sequence ATGATCATAGCCGACCAAATCAGCAAACATTTTAATGACATTCAGGCGGTTAAAAACATTTCTTTTGAAGTAAAACAAGGTGAAACAATGGTGCTCCTAGGTACCAGCGGCTGTGGAAAGACCACGACATTGAAAATGCTGAACCGATTAATTGACGCCACTTCGGGCAACATTACCATTGACGGTAAAAATATTTTTCAAGAACAGCCGGAGATCCTCAGACGTACCATTGGCTACGTTTCGCAAAACAACGGCCTGTTCCCGCATTTCACCGTTGCTCAAAATCTAGCGGTAGTTCCGAAGCTACTAGGGTGGAAAAAGGACAAGATCCTGCAAAGGTCGGGCGAACTGCTAGACCAGCTGAAATTGCCATTCAATGAGTTTGGCAACAAGTATCCCGATGAGCTCAGCGGCGGACAAAAACAACGCGTTTCACTAGCCAGGGCACTTATTGCCGATCCGCCGGTACTGTTAATGGACGAGCCTTTCGGCGCACTGGATCCCGTCACGCGCTCGGGTATACGAAAAGAATTCAAGCAGTTGCCTGAGCTGAAAAGTAAAACCATCGTACTCGTAACACATGATGTACAGGAAGCCTTTGAGCTTGGAGATCACGTCTGTTTAATGGATAAGGGGCAAATCGTTCAATCGGGTACGCCGGAGGCTTTGATATTTAACCCGGAGAATGACTTCGCGAGGTCATTTTTTAAAGATCAGAGGTTGTTGCTGCAATTGAAATCATTGAGTTTGAAAACCATCTGGAACCAGCTTTCTGGCGCTCCTAATGCTTCGAAAGCTGACATTACCAGCGATGAAAGTCTTTGGGGAGCGATGGAAATATTGTCGGAAAAGCAGTCGCAGCAACTCGTTGTTGGCGATCTCGGATTGTCAGAGCAAAAAATAGTCACACTAGCGGTGATCGAAACTGCTTTTAACCATATTCAAAACCGTCGTTAA
- a CDS encoding electron transfer flavoprotein subunit alpha/FixB family protein → MSVLIYVELDNGSIKKTSLEAVAYGARVAEQLGEKATVLAVGKAETAELEKAGSYGAVNVLHAADEKLSHENGLAYADALVQAAQQEGSKVIILSKSGLGDAMAARAAAKLKAGVVSGVTALPDTNGAFKVTRSIFTGKAFATAEIKSDVKILVVKKNAIEIDESQLTGTAATVKSFSPQLRDSDFKATVQNVEKADSELSLTEAEIIVSGGRGMKGPEHWQPLLDLAKALGAATGCSKPVSDLDWRPHHEHIGQTGIKVAPSLYIACGISGAIQHLAGVNGSKCIVVINKDPEAPFFKAADYGIVGDVFEVLPKLTEAAKKLK, encoded by the coding sequence ATGTCGGTCCTGATATATGTAGAACTCGATAATGGTTCAATCAAAAAGACATCTCTGGAAGCGGTTGCTTACGGAGCAAGAGTCGCAGAACAACTAGGCGAAAAAGCAACCGTGCTGGCTGTCGGAAAGGCAGAAACTGCTGAGCTTGAAAAGGCCGGAAGCTATGGCGCAGTAAACGTGTTGCACGCGGCTGACGAAAAACTGTCCCACGAAAATGGCCTGGCCTATGCCGACGCGCTCGTTCAGGCGGCGCAGCAGGAAGGTAGCAAAGTGATCATTCTCAGTAAATCGGGGTTGGGAGACGCGATGGCTGCCCGCGCGGCGGCGAAGTTGAAAGCCGGGGTAGTTTCTGGTGTGACCGCATTGCCTGACACCAATGGCGCGTTCAAGGTTACAAGGAGCATATTTACCGGAAAAGCGTTCGCGACAGCCGAAATCAAATCGGACGTTAAAATATTGGTGGTCAAAAAGAATGCCATTGAAATAGACGAATCCCAGCTGACAGGCACAGCCGCCACTGTCAAAAGTTTCTCGCCACAATTGCGTGATTCGGACTTCAAAGCCACCGTACAGAATGTTGAAAAAGCTGATTCAGAATTATCATTGACTGAGGCTGAGATCATTGTTTCCGGCGGGCGAGGTATGAAAGGTCCCGAACACTGGCAGCCGCTACTCGACCTGGCGAAGGCGCTTGGTGCCGCAACGGGATGTTCGAAACCAGTTTCCGACCTGGATTGGCGTCCGCATCATGAACATATCGGGCAAACGGGCATCAAAGTTGCGCCGAGCCTGTACATTGCCTGCGGGATTTCCGGTGCTATTCAGCATTTGGCTGGTGTGAATGGCTCAAAATGTATCGTAGTGATTAATAAAGATCCCGAAGCTCCATTTTTCAAAGCAGCGGATTATGGAATTGTTGGAGATGTTTTTGAGGTCTTGCCGAAATTAACAGAAGCAGCGAAAAAATTGAAATAA
- the truB gene encoding tRNA pseudouridine(55) synthase TruB, which yields MNNENNIPDEGEVILIDKPLTWTSFDVANKLKRACKFKKIGHAGTLDPLATGLLILCTGKKTKQIDSYQAQEKEYTGTMVLGKTTPSIDLETEFDAEYPTDHVTPEVLEEARLKLVGNIEQVPPIYSAVRVDGERLYKKARRGEEVEIKKRNVTVSLFEIDATNFPSIDFRIICSKGTYIRSMVRDFGQLAGSGAYMSALCRTRIGAFELKNAWDLTDFIHQKRVELKLEVDE from the coding sequence TTGAATAACGAAAACAACATACCAGACGAAGGCGAAGTCATTTTAATCGACAAGCCTTTGACCTGGACTTCATTTGATGTGGCCAACAAGCTGAAAAGAGCTTGCAAGTTCAAGAAAATCGGCCACGCGGGAACACTTGATCCACTCGCTACCGGCCTGCTGATCCTGTGTACCGGTAAGAAAACCAAACAGATCGATAGTTACCAGGCGCAGGAAAAAGAATATACCGGCACCATGGTTTTGGGTAAAACGACACCGTCCATTGACCTGGAAACTGAATTCGACGCCGAATATCCCACCGACCACGTTACGCCCGAAGTGCTCGAAGAAGCACGGCTCAAACTGGTTGGAAATATAGAGCAGGTTCCTCCTATTTATTCTGCGGTACGTGTTGACGGTGAGCGTCTTTACAAAAAAGCGAGACGTGGCGAAGAGGTTGAAATCAAAAAAAGGAATGTTACCGTTTCACTTTTTGAAATTGATGCCACCAACTTTCCTTCCATTGATTTTAGGATCATTTGTTCAAAAGGTACTTATATTCGCAGTATGGTTCGGGATTTTGGTCAGTTGGCCGGCAGTGGCGCCTATATGAGTGCGCTGTGCAGGACGAGGATCGGAGCCTTTGAACTGAAAAATGCATGGGATCTGACCGATTTCATTCATCAAAAAAGAGTCGAGTTGAAGTTAGAAGTGGACGAATGA
- a CDS encoding tetratricopeptide repeat protein, giving the protein MNNSLLPDLLAFYEEDPNDPFNIYALAIEYVKSDSKKAEQFFKILLTQHPDYLPTYYHAGAFFAALENVEQAEEIYQKGVALALSQKNARAHQELQRAYNTFLDELDD; this is encoded by the coding sequence ATGAACAACTCACTGCTTCCGGATTTACTGGCATTTTACGAAGAAGATCCAAACGATCCATTTAACATTTACGCGCTCGCAATTGAATATGTAAAGTCCGATTCGAAGAAAGCGGAACAGTTTTTCAAAATACTTTTGACGCAACATCCGGATTATCTGCCAACATACTACCACGCTGGTGCATTTTTTGCTGCCCTCGAAAATGTAGAACAAGCTGAGGAAATTTATCAGAAAGGTGTGGCATTGGCGCTTTCACAAAAGAATGCAAGGGCGCATCAGGAGCTGCAAAGGGCATACAATACGTTTCTCGACGAGCTCGACGACTGA